A portion of the Glycine max cultivar Williams 82 chromosome 10, Glycine_max_v4.0, whole genome shotgun sequence genome contains these proteins:
- the LOC100794565 gene encoding putative homeobox-leucine zipper protein ATHB-51, which produces MEGNYGSTRRYVPRADSSLSFLYNYNYTPYPGMEVKQQTLAGTSSSMEKMNCGNQEKKKRLTSDQLDSLENSFQKEIKLDPDRKMKLSKELGLQPRQIAVWFQNRRARWKNKQLEHLYDSLKQEFDVISKEKQKLGEEVMKLKTMLREQASRTQQQVSTGYTEISGDQETVESTSEALRCSKRGTLHQQQQNNNNIGEGNCSFTLEDHYNTVPVPYWPGVPYYHP; this is translated from the exons ATGGAGGGGAATTATGGGAGCACAAGACGTTATGTTCCCCGAGCAGATTCTTCCTTGAGCTTCCTTTACAACTACAACTACACCCCTTATCCag GAATGGAAGTGAAGCAACAAACACTGGCTGGCACAAGTTCATCCATGGAAAAAATGAACTGCGGGAACcaggagaagaagaagcgatTAACAAGTGACCAGTTAGATTCGTTGGAGAATAGTTTTCAGAAGGAGATCAAGTTAGATCCTGATAGGAAGATGAAGCTTTCCAAGGAGTTAGGGCTTCAACCTCGCCAAATTGCTGTTTGGTTCCAAAATAGGCGTGCAAGGTGGAAGAACAAGCAACTTGAGCACTTGTACGATTCGCTTAAACAGGAATTTGATGTCATATccaaggaaaaacagaagctcggGGAAGAG GTAATGAAGTTGAAGACTATGCTGAGAGAGCAAGCTTCTAGAACCCAACAACAAGTGTCAACAGGATACACAGAAATCTCTGGGGATCAAGAAACAGTGGAAAGCACGTCAGAGGCACTGCGTTGCTCCAAACGCGGAACACTGCACCAGCAGCagcagaataataataatattggagAAGGAAACTGTTCCTTCACTTTGGAAGATCATTACAACACAGTGCCAGTACCCTATTGGCCTGGGGTCCCTTATTATCATCCCTAA